A region from the Pelagovum pacificum genome encodes:
- a CDS encoding ABC transporter permease, with product MLRYILSRLIDTVPTVLMVLTMVFIAMRVLPGDPAIAALGDLATADQLAEFRERMGLNEPMLTQYLTFVWNMLTLDFGQSLMNGRDVSGLIAYNLPYTIELTLSSVFLGVIVGVPFGVWAATNPNKAPDSAMRGYSLIGYAVPDFYLGALLLITFSLNLGWFPINGGGDGFADRLYHLVLPAITLAFIKSAFLGRLTRTAVLEVMGRDYVRTARAKGAREKRVIYRHGLRNALLPLTTGLGLSTLSALSGSVAVELVFNRPGLGQLLISAIAERDYAVIQAGITVFALFVVAINLLMDLAYVLIDPRIRVK from the coding sequence TGATGGTGCTGACAATGGTCTTCATCGCGATGCGCGTGCTGCCGGGCGACCCGGCCATCGCCGCCCTTGGCGATCTCGCCACGGCCGACCAGCTGGCTGAGTTCCGCGAACGGATGGGCCTGAACGAGCCGATGCTGACCCAGTACTTGACCTTCGTGTGGAACATGCTGACGCTCGACTTCGGTCAATCCCTGATGAACGGGCGCGATGTCAGCGGGCTAATCGCCTACAATCTGCCCTACACGATCGAGCTCACGCTCAGTTCGGTGTTCCTGGGCGTGATCGTCGGTGTGCCCTTCGGTGTCTGGGCGGCAACCAACCCCAACAAGGCGCCGGACAGCGCGATGCGCGGCTACTCCTTGATCGGCTACGCCGTGCCGGACTTCTACCTCGGTGCACTGCTGCTCATCACCTTCTCGCTCAACCTGGGCTGGTTTCCGATCAACGGCGGCGGCGACGGCTTCGCCGATCGGCTCTATCACCTCGTCCTTCCGGCGATCACGCTCGCCTTCATCAAATCGGCATTCCTCGGGCGCCTGACCCGAACCGCGGTGCTCGAGGTCATGGGGCGCGATTACGTGAGGACCGCTCGCGCCAAGGGTGCCCGGGAGAAGCGGGTGATCTATCGCCATGGACTGCGCAACGCACTGCTGCCGCTGACGACCGGACTTGGGCTTTCAACTCTCTCGGCCCTCTCCGGGTCGGTTGCCGTCGAACTCGTCTTCAACCGTCCCGGCCTCGGCCAGCTGCTGATCAGCGCAATCGCCGAACGTGACTACGCGGTGATCCAGGCCGGTATCACCGTCTTCGCCCTCTTCGTCGTGGCGATCAACCTGCTGATGGACCTCGCCTATGTCCTGATCGATCCGAGGATCCGCGTGAAATGA
- a CDS encoding ABC transporter permease, which yields MTDPTTQISDPDGGLHGGKIPAAEALPPEPSTWKMVYEALTARPATIVACIFVLFFIVVAVFAPLIAPYDPLQQSILSVNQSPSSEHLVGTDQFGRDVLSRLIFGSRNSLIFGFVSPVSAAIIGTILGVTAGYFGGLTDRIISRVIDMLLAFPELLLAILIAAVLGGGFWNVVAVLTVAFTPGFARVARASTLAVRQEPYIEAAVAVGLRTPKLIIRHVVPNIAAPVVVLTTLWISSAIRLEASLSFLGIGTQPPQPSWGNIIRDGLNNLFGSPWPIIGAGFLITIVVLSFNLIGDALRDALDPEVGR from the coding sequence ATGACTGACCCGACCACACAGATCTCCGACCCAGACGGCGGCCTGCACGGCGGCAAGATACCCGCAGCCGAGGCTCTGCCGCCCGAACCGTCCACATGGAAGATGGTCTACGAGGCGCTGACGGCGCGACCGGCCACCATCGTCGCCTGCATCTTCGTGCTCTTCTTCATCGTCGTGGCCGTGTTCGCACCGCTGATCGCGCCCTACGACCCGCTTCAGCAGAGCATCCTGTCGGTGAACCAGTCCCCGTCGTCCGAGCACCTCGTCGGCACCGACCAGTTCGGTCGGGACGTGCTGTCTCGACTGATCTTCGGTTCTCGAAACTCGCTGATCTTCGGGTTCGTATCGCCGGTGTCGGCCGCCATCATCGGCACGATCCTCGGCGTCACCGCCGGGTATTTCGGCGGCCTCACGGACCGCATCATCAGCCGCGTCATCGACATGTTGCTGGCCTTTCCCGAGCTGCTGCTCGCCATCCTCATCGCCGCGGTCCTTGGCGGCGGGTTCTGGAACGTCGTTGCCGTTCTCACCGTCGCATTCACACCCGGCTTCGCCCGCGTGGCGCGGGCCTCAACACTGGCTGTCCGCCAGGAGCCTTACATCGAGGCCGCCGTCGCCGTCGGCCTGCGCACGCCGAAGCTGATCATACGGCACGTGGTGCCCAACATTGCGGCGCCCGTCGTGGTGCTGACGACGCTCTGGATCAGCTCGGCCATCCGGCTCGAGGCAAGCCTCAGCTTCCTCGGGATCGGGACACAGCCGCCGCAACCGTCGTGGGGCAACATCATCCGCGACGGGCTCAACAACCTGTTTGGGTCACCCTGGCCAATCATCGGCGCAGGCTTCCTCATCACCATCGTCGTGTTGTCCTTCAACCTGATCGGCGATGCCCTTCGTGACGCGCTGGACCCGGAGGTAGGCCGATGA
- a CDS encoding ABC transporter ATP-binding protein yields the protein MTDAPLLRISNLAVEFGPKKNPLRVIEGVSFEVPVGGSIGLVGESGSGKSVSSLAAMRLIPEQSGRIAEGDIELMGRDLLAVPASEMPKIRGSEIAMIFQEPMSSLNPVMTIGDQIGEALMLHGEKDKKRRRERTIEMLRLVGIPNAEGRIGAYPHQFSGGMRQRVMIAMALSCNPRLLIADEPTTALDVTIQAQVLELMKRIRRELGTAILMISHDLGVIADICDRVVVMYAGRVVEDADIRSILTRPAHPYTRGLLRSVPRRNDTSDRLFQIPGTVPVAGTIKRGCPFRSRCELAEAQCEREMPPMFKFEGDQRAACWVTAREASAAEPEVKV from the coding sequence ATGACCGACGCACCGCTGCTCAGGATTTCGAATCTGGCTGTCGAGTTCGGACCGAAGAAGAACCCCCTGCGGGTCATCGAGGGTGTGAGCTTCGAGGTCCCGGTGGGCGGTTCCATCGGACTGGTCGGGGAGAGCGGATCGGGCAAATCCGTCAGTTCTCTCGCGGCCATGCGCCTGATCCCGGAACAGTCCGGCCGCATAGCGGAGGGTGACATCGAGCTGATGGGCCGGGATCTCCTCGCCGTTCCGGCATCGGAAATGCCGAAGATACGCGGCAGCGAGATCGCAATGATCTTCCAGGAGCCGATGTCGTCCCTGAATCCGGTCATGACGATCGGCGATCAGATCGGCGAGGCTCTGATGTTGCACGGCGAAAAGGACAAGAAGCGCCGGCGCGAACGTACGATCGAGATGCTCCGCCTTGTCGGCATCCCGAACGCCGAAGGACGGATCGGGGCCTATCCTCACCAGTTCTCCGGCGGGATGCGTCAGCGGGTGATGATCGCGATGGCGCTATCCTGCAATCCGCGGCTGCTGATCGCGGACGAACCGACGACCGCGCTCGACGTGACAATCCAGGCGCAGGTGCTCGAGCTGATGAAACGCATCCGCCGGGAACTCGGAACGGCAATTCTGATGATCAGTCACGACCTCGGCGTGATCGCGGACATCTGCGACAGGGTCGTGGTCATGTACGCGGGCAGGGTGGTCGAGGATGCCGACATCCGCAGTATCCTGACCCGGCCGGCCCACCCCTATACCCGCGGTCTCCTTCGGAGCGTGCCGCGACGCAACGATACGTCCGACCGCCTCTTCCAGATTCCGGGGACGGTGCCGGTCGCCGGCACGATCAAGAGAGGTTGCCCCTTCCGGTCACGCTGCGAGCTGGCTGAGGCGCAGTGTGAGCGCGAGATGCCCCCAATGTTCAAGTTCGAAGGCGACCAGCGCGCAGCTTGCTGGGTCACGGCAAGAGAGGCCAGCGCGGCGGAGCCGGAGGTGAAGGTATGA
- a CDS encoding ABC transporter ATP-binding protein has protein sequence MSDPILTAEGLGKTFGGDTGLFGKSGEAVRAVDDVGFSVARAETLALVGESGCGKSTLGRLLLRLIDPTDGVIRFDGKEITKLSPSQMRDMRRHLQIIFQDPFGSLSPRRSIADIIAEPLEVFGLERSRRKRRDRVAELLDRVGLPSAYMDRLPRSFSGGQRQRVGIARAIATSPAFIVADEPVSALDVSIQAQIVNLLQDLQRDEGFSYLFIAHDLAVVRHIADRVAVMYLGRLVEIGPKDAVYNLPQHPYTQALISAAPEPELDGPNTRIVLEGDVPSPSNVPKGCAFNTRCPLAQEVCRRERPLLREVAPGQMAACHFAEPNPVKLQPRGDPPAT, from the coding sequence ATGAGCGATCCCATTCTGACGGCGGAAGGCCTCGGCAAGACGTTCGGCGGCGACACCGGCCTGTTCGGCAAGAGCGGCGAGGCCGTACGCGCGGTTGACGACGTCGGCTTCTCCGTGGCGCGTGCCGAGACACTCGCCCTCGTCGGCGAGTCCGGGTGCGGGAAGTCGACACTCGGTCGGCTCCTGTTGCGACTGATCGATCCGACGGACGGCGTCATCCGGTTCGACGGCAAGGAAATCACGAAGCTGTCGCCCTCCCAGATGCGCGACATGCGGAGGCACCTGCAGATCATTTTCCAGGACCCGTTCGGCTCCCTTTCGCCCCGGCGTTCGATCGCGGACATCATCGCAGAGCCACTGGAGGTCTTTGGACTTGAGCGGTCTCGGCGCAAGAGGCGCGACCGCGTTGCGGAACTGCTCGACCGCGTCGGGCTTCCGTCGGCCTATATGGACCGATTGCCGCGCAGCTTCTCGGGCGGCCAGCGACAGCGCGTCGGGATCGCCCGTGCCATCGCGACCAGCCCGGCCTTCATCGTGGCGGACGAGCCGGTATCGGCGCTCGACGTCTCGATCCAGGCGCAGATCGTGAACCTGCTCCAGGACCTGCAACGGGACGAGGGGTTCTCCTACCTGTTCATCGCGCACGACCTTGCCGTCGTGCGCCACATCGCAGACCGCGTCGCGGTGATGTACCTCGGCCGGCTGGTGGAGATCGGACCGAAGGACGCCGTCTACAATCTACCGCAGCATCCCTACACGCAGGCCCTCATCTCGGCCGCTCCGGAACCCGAGCTCGATGGCCCGAACACGCGGATCGTGCTGGAGGGCGACGTGCCGAGCCCATCCAACGTCCCCAAGGGCTGCGCCTTCAATACGCGCTGTCCGCTGGCGCAGGAGGTCTGTCGCCGCGAACGCCCGCTGCTGCGGGAGGTGGCGCCCGGCCAGATGGCCGCCTGCCACTTCGCCGAGCCGAACCCGGTGAAGCTTCAGCCCCGGGGCGACCCGCCCGCGACCTGA
- a CDS encoding beta-galactosidase trimerization domain-containing protein, producing the protein MEQVPWYERTMRWAQTNLTEIDPARYDNEWWREQWKRTKTQGVIINAGGIVAYYPTEMPLHHRAEHLGDRDLYGEIVKEARAEGLTVIARMDSNRVAPDFLDAHPEWICRHEDGSPIQIADKYVTCIHSAYYSEYLPDVMREIIARSSPDGFADNSWAGLPRRYICHCETCRESFAGQGHGALPTKADWDDPTYRAWIDWNYRRRTELWIENNKVTQEAGGEHCRWMGMISGEVLYNSVRFIDLRSILEHTPIIMLDHQRRSKEDGFEQNTEAGKRLHELVGWDRFIPESMPQYQLGSPAFRHASMPAAEVRLWSTAGFAGGIQPWWHHIGANHDDRRQYQTAKPIFTWHEANEDVLKDRKPAARIGIVWSQANNDLHGRDMAAERTQMSYRGTVKALTRACLDWIPVEVRDIPTDTSRFDALVLPEIGVLSDEAAAALTSFVEAGGGIVATGETGVRDTDGSLREIPALVDLLGVTPDGANVYGDVTSPDPNIEVYSRHTYLRLSPEFRSTVDGPKDDTAPERNGERHPILAGLDQTDSVPFGGRLVTCSAGPDVEVVATFVPEFPIFPPETSWMREPKTDIPAITVRRHGSGRAVAMLADLDRCYGREGSFEHADILANAVRWATGKRQRIGIAGGYGLVALTSYVQGDDLIVHLTNRIIAQPVPGRQEVIVPIGPLEVSVSDCGAASAELRVAGTHVNTVATDGGVKFVVDQLQEHEVIVIRGGA; encoded by the coding sequence ATGGAACAAGTTCCCTGGTACGAACGGACCATGCGCTGGGCCCAGACGAACCTGACCGAAATCGACCCCGCCAGATACGACAACGAGTGGTGGCGTGAGCAATGGAAGCGGACGAAGACGCAAGGTGTCATCATCAACGCCGGTGGGATCGTCGCGTACTATCCCACCGAAATGCCGCTCCATCATCGGGCGGAGCATCTCGGGGACCGGGACCTCTACGGCGAGATCGTTAAGGAGGCGCGGGCCGAAGGTCTGACTGTCATTGCGCGGATGGATTCCAACCGCGTGGCGCCCGACTTCCTCGACGCGCACCCGGAATGGATCTGCCGCCACGAGGACGGGTCACCCATCCAAATCGCGGACAAGTATGTCACCTGCATCCACTCCGCCTATTACTCCGAATACCTGCCTGACGTGATGCGGGAGATCATCGCCCGGAGCAGCCCGGACGGCTTCGCCGACAACAGCTGGGCGGGCCTGCCGCGCCGCTACATCTGCCATTGTGAAACCTGCCGCGAGAGCTTCGCGGGGCAGGGGCACGGCGCGCTTCCCACGAAAGCCGACTGGGACGATCCGACGTACCGGGCGTGGATCGACTGGAACTACCGCCGCCGGACCGAGCTCTGGATCGAGAACAACAAGGTGACGCAGGAGGCCGGTGGTGAGCATTGTCGCTGGATGGGCATGATCAGCGGCGAGGTCCTCTACAACTCCGTCCGGTTCATCGACCTGCGGTCAATCCTCGAACACACGCCGATCATCATGCTCGATCACCAGCGTCGCTCGAAAGAAGACGGGTTCGAACAGAACACCGAGGCGGGCAAGCGACTGCATGAACTCGTCGGCTGGGATCGCTTTATCCCCGAAAGCATGCCGCAGTACCAGCTCGGCTCGCCCGCATTCCGCCATGCCTCGATGCCGGCCGCCGAGGTCCGGCTCTGGTCCACGGCGGGGTTCGCCGGGGGGATCCAGCCCTGGTGGCACCACATCGGTGCGAACCATGACGACCGCCGCCAGTACCAGACGGCCAAGCCGATCTTCACCTGGCATGAAGCAAACGAGGATGTGCTCAAGGATCGCAAGCCTGCGGCGCGGATCGGGATCGTCTGGAGCCAGGCCAACAACGACCTGCACGGCCGTGACATGGCGGCGGAGCGGACGCAGATGTCCTACCGCGGCACCGTCAAGGCGCTGACGCGCGCCTGCCTCGACTGGATCCCGGTCGAAGTGCGGGACATTCCGACCGACACCAGCCGCTTCGATGCGCTGGTGCTGCCCGAGATCGGGGTCCTGTCCGATGAGGCCGCCGCCGCGCTCACCTCCTTCGTCGAGGCCGGTGGCGGGATCGTCGCCACGGGCGAGACGGGCGTCCGGGACACCGACGGCAGCCTGCGGGAGATACCGGCCCTCGTCGATCTTCTCGGCGTGACGCCGGACGGGGCGAACGTGTACGGCGACGTCACGAGCCCCGATCCCAACATCGAGGTCTACAGCCGGCACACCTACCTTCGCCTATCGCCGGAGTTCCGCTCGACCGTGGACGGTCCGAAGGACGACACTGCTCCCGAGCGCAATGGCGAACGCCACCCGATCCTCGCCGGACTGGATCAGACCGACAGCGTGCCGTTCGGTGGCCGGTTGGTGACCTGTTCCGCCGGACCCGATGTCGAGGTCGTGGCGACCTTCGTGCCCGAGTTTCCGATCTTTCCGCCCGAAACCTCGTGGATGCGCGAGCCGAAAACCGACATCCCGGCGATTACCGTTCGCCGGCATGGCTCGGGCCGTGCAGTCGCGATGCTGGCCGATCTCGACCGGTGCTACGGACGGGAGGGCTCCTTCGAACACGCAGATATCCTAGCCAACGCGGTGCGTTGGGCCACGGGGAAGCGGCAGCGCATCGGGATCGCTGGTGGCTACGGACTCGTCGCTCTGACCAGCTACGTTCAGGGCGACGACCTGATCGTGCATCTGACCAATCGGATCATCGCCCAGCCCGTACCGGGGCGTCAGGAGGTCATCGTGCCGATCGGGCCGCTTGAAGTGTCCGTGTCGGATTGCGGAGCTGCTTCGGCGGAACTCCGTGTCGCCGGAACCCACGTGAACACGGTTGCGACGGATGGTGGGGTCAAGTTCGTAGTCGACCAACTTCAGGAACACGAAGTCATCGTGATCCGCGGCGGCGCCTGA
- a CDS encoding DUF6653 family protein codes for MTLERKVAQAFRLTDDNWMKHANPWSVWTRYSVLPLIVLAFWSRVWIGWWSMIPGIVSLLWMFFNPVFFAKPKSTRNWASKSVLGERVYLNRDKIEIPHVHKTPLYSILNIISSAGMLIAIWAIVYYSIWGAVLGVSLAYLGKSWYLDRMVWLYEMMKSENEEYRKWDY; via the coding sequence ATGACACTCGAAAGAAAAGTCGCGCAGGCGTTCCGGCTGACCGATGATAATTGGATGAAGCACGCCAATCCATGGAGCGTTTGGACAAGGTATTCCGTCCTGCCCCTTATCGTGCTCGCGTTCTGGAGCCGCGTCTGGATTGGCTGGTGGTCCATGATCCCAGGAATTGTCTCCCTGCTTTGGATGTTTTTTAATCCGGTTTTCTTCGCGAAGCCCAAGTCGACGAGAAATTGGGCTTCGAAATCTGTGCTGGGGGAGAGGGTTTACCTTAACAGGGACAAAATCGAGATTCCCCATGTCCACAAGACACCGCTGTACTCAATCCTGAATATTATTTCGTCGGCTGGCATGCTGATAGCGATCTGGGCGATTGTCTATTATTCGATCTGGGGCGCCGTTCTCGGCGTCTCGCTGGCATACCTTGGTAAGAGTTGGTATCTTGATCGTATGGTTTGGCTATATGAGATGATGAAGTCCGAGAACGAAGAGTATCGGAAATGGGACTACTAA
- a CDS encoding (2Fe-2S) ferredoxin domain-containing protein: MRITIYLISASYLSRSRFRQIADGLVAASDGPARALRLEEDGQSLWHALDAARDEGAKEILLRPTGIPFSQSLAAWLPGAAADWLARQGDEAPLVLWTDPVDLDPAIHAVLANAPCEPRPIAASRGAANGRGWDTLGPVGRHVLVCTGPRCHMRDGTDLAREISRQTSLAGLRDVEVIRTSCLVPCNRGPVVILYPQGQWFRLTSRADVARFVEKALVQRVACPDLETFITGEPA; the protein is encoded by the coding sequence ATGCGCATCACGATCTACCTGATTTCGGCAAGTTACCTGAGCCGCTCCCGCTTCCGGCAGATCGCCGATGGCCTGGTCGCCGCGTCGGACGGGCCCGCCCGGGCCCTGCGGCTGGAGGAGGACGGCCAGAGCCTGTGGCACGCGCTGGACGCCGCCCGTGACGAGGGCGCGAAAGAGATCCTGCTTCGACCGACGGGCATTCCCTTCTCGCAGAGCCTCGCGGCCTGGCTGCCGGGGGCGGCTGCGGACTGGCTTGCCCGGCAGGGTGACGAGGCGCCCTTGGTGCTCTGGACCGATCCTGTCGACCTCGACCCTGCGATCCATGCCGTCCTTGCGAACGCCCCTTGTGAGCCACGGCCGATCGCCGCGTCGCGGGGTGCTGCAAACGGAAGAGGGTGGGACACTCTGGGGCCGGTCGGACGCCACGTCCTCGTCTGCACCGGGCCGCGCTGCCACATGCGCGATGGGACCGATCTCGCGCGCGAAATCTCCCGGCAGACGTCGCTCGCCGGCCTCAGGGACGTGGAGGTGATCCGCACCTCCTGCCTCGTGCCCTGCAATCGCGGCCCGGTCGTCATCCTCTATCCGCAGGGCCAGTGGTTCCGCCTGACCAGCCGCGCCGATGTTGCCCGTTTCGTCGAGAAGGCGCTCGTTCAGCGCGTCGCTTGCCCCGATCTCGAGACCTTCATCACAGGAGAACCCGCATGA
- a CDS encoding ABC transporter substrate-binding protein: protein MKSLVLSLPVALIAMGALAQETTVETCYGQQTFDAAPTRAVTLNQQATEVMLALGLEGSMVGTAYMDDEIPAQWAEAYESVPVLAEQYPAREIVLAEEPDFLFAGFGSAFNEDNLGAAEDWHELGIGTYLANASCSDLHPEGEPLTTQPIFTDIEIIGDIFGIEDRAAEVAAEIRARFDAVSDAAPGAGMTAFLFDSGDTAPYTAGCCGSAATLMRQVGLESITADVQGRWAEVSWELVVAADPDVIVLNDADWSTADEKRAYMENDPVLGELRAVQAGRFVTVPFSQTVLGMQFVDGVENLSDQLGALE, encoded by the coding sequence ATGAAGTCCCTTGTCCTTTCGCTTCCCGTTGCGCTCATCGCCATGGGCGCACTTGCGCAGGAGACCACGGTCGAAACCTGCTACGGCCAGCAGACCTTCGACGCGGCGCCGACCCGCGCCGTCACGCTGAACCAGCAGGCGACCGAAGTGATGCTGGCGCTCGGGCTGGAGGGCAGCATGGTGGGGACCGCCTACATGGACGACGAGATTCCGGCGCAGTGGGCGGAGGCCTACGAGAGCGTGCCGGTGCTGGCGGAGCAATATCCTGCGCGGGAGATCGTGCTGGCCGAAGAACCCGACTTTCTCTTTGCCGGCTTCGGCTCGGCCTTCAACGAGGACAACCTCGGTGCGGCGGAGGACTGGCACGAGCTCGGGATCGGCACCTACCTTGCCAACGCCTCGTGCAGTGATCTGCACCCGGAGGGCGAGCCGCTCACGACCCAGCCCATCTTCACCGACATCGAGATCATCGGCGACATCTTCGGCATCGAGGACCGGGCCGCCGAGGTCGCCGCCGAGATCCGGGCGCGGTTCGATGCGGTCTCCGACGCCGCGCCGGGCGCAGGCATGACGGCCTTCCTTTTCGACAGCGGCGATACCGCGCCCTACACCGCCGGCTGCTGCGGTTCGGCTGCGACGCTGATGCGGCAAGTCGGCCTCGAGAGCATCACGGCCGATGTCCAGGGCCGCTGGGCAGAGGTGAGCTGGGAGTTGGTCGTCGCCGCCGATCCGGACGTGATCGTCCTGAACGATGCAGACTGGTCGACGGCCGACGAGAAGCGCGCCTACATGGAAAATGACCCGGTTCTCGGCGAACTCCGCGCTGTGCAGGCGGGCAGGTTCGTCACCGTGCCATTCTCGCAGACCGTCCTCGGCATGCAGTTTGTCGACGGCGTCGAAAACCTCTCCGACCAGCTCGGCGCACTGGAGTGA
- a CDS encoding FecCD family ABC transporter permease, with the protein MSLALLGAAMLAGVFWGTAQIGWSDRWAILTGDPEAPRSLSLIVWQWRMPRVLAVALIGAGLSLAGALMQTALRNPLADPYLMGLSSGASAAAVAMIIWAPAWIADVLGVPLAAFLGASAAFGITLGLAFRPGRMLSPLVVILAGVAVSLMFQSLTAFFLYIGDPQATRAALGWLMGTAAGTDWSDLPVLALATTTVAGAAFWRAGDLDTLLLGDERAAALGMRVGLLRLLIFVGTALLTGLSVAVAGIVGFVGLIVPHMARLLIGARHRRLLPLAMVLGAIVLVCVDLLCRVLLAPEELPLGVLLALFAAPPFIFILRRVRDVA; encoded by the coding sequence ATGTCGCTCGCGCTGCTTGGTGCGGCGATGCTGGCCGGGGTCTTCTGGGGCACCGCGCAGATTGGCTGGAGCGACCGCTGGGCAATCCTCACCGGCGATCCGGAGGCGCCGAGGTCGCTGAGCCTGATCGTATGGCAATGGCGGATGCCCCGTGTCCTCGCGGTGGCGCTGATCGGGGCGGGCCTGTCGCTGGCGGGCGCGCTGATGCAGACTGCCCTGCGCAACCCGCTGGCCGACCCCTACCTCATGGGGTTGTCATCCGGCGCCTCCGCCGCGGCGGTCGCCATGATCATCTGGGCACCCGCCTGGATCGCCGATGTGCTCGGCGTGCCGCTCGCCGCCTTCCTCGGGGCCTCTGCAGCCTTCGGGATCACGCTCGGCCTCGCGTTCCGACCGGGCCGGATGCTCTCGCCGCTGGTCGTCATCCTCGCCGGCGTCGCAGTGTCGCTGATGTTTCAGTCGCTGACCGCGTTCTTCCTCTATATCGGTGACCCGCAGGCCACGCGGGCGGCGCTCGGCTGGCTGATGGGCACTGCGGCGGGCACGGACTGGAGCGACCTTCCAGTGCTGGCGCTCGCGACGACGACCGTGGCAGGGGCCGCGTTCTGGCGCGCGGGTGACCTCGACACGCTGTTGCTGGGCGACGAGCGGGCGGCGGCGCTCGGAATGCGGGTGGGGCTGCTCCGTCTGTTGATCTTCGTCGGAACTGCGCTGCTCACGGGGCTTTCGGTCGCGGTGGCGGGGATCGTCGGCTTCGTCGGCCTGATCGTGCCGCACATGGCGCGGCTCCTGATCGGCGCGCGGCACCGGAGGCTGCTGCCGCTGGCGATGGTGCTGGGCGCAATCGTGCTGGTCTGCGTCGATCTGCTCTGCCGCGTGCTGCTTGCGCCGGAGGAGCTTCCCCTCGGCGTGCTCCTCGCCCTGTTCGCCGCACCGCCCTTCATCTTCATCCTGCGCAGGGTCCGCGATGTCGCCTGA
- a CDS encoding ABC transporter ATP-binding protein: MSPEPFLSIEDLHVEAGGLPRVRGVSLAVKEGRFHGLLGPNGAGKTTVLRVLYRAARAQSGEVRLGGRRMADWRPQEWAAMTGALVQESGLLSGLTVRDVVEIGMARSSLSLRQSGARIDDALALVGLGDRQDQEAATLSGGEQQRAHMAQLLARDPLLYILDEPTNHLDLHYQLVLLDEVKRRGRTVIATFHDLAMAARYCDTVSVMSAGRSVATGSPSDTITQSLLHEVYGVRGSLDGAQLRLDGPVSRGSDDLARRS, from the coding sequence ATGTCGCCTGAGCCCTTTCTGTCCATCGAGGATCTGCACGTCGAAGCCGGGGGGCTGCCCCGCGTTCGCGGTGTGTCCCTGGCCGTGAAGGAGGGGCGCTTTCATGGTCTTCTTGGCCCGAACGGTGCCGGCAAAACGACGGTCCTCCGAGTCCTCTACAGGGCGGCACGCGCCCAATCCGGCGAGGTGCGCCTGGGTGGTCGGCGCATGGCGGACTGGAGGCCGCAGGAGTGGGCGGCCATGACCGGAGCACTGGTGCAGGAAAGCGGGCTGCTGTCGGGCTTGACCGTGCGCGATGTCGTCGAAATCGGGATGGCACGATCCAGTCTTTCGCTCCGGCAATCCGGCGCCCGGATCGACGATGCCCTGGCGCTCGTCGGATTGGGGGATCGGCAGGATCAGGAAGCTGCGACCCTGTCGGGTGGCGAGCAGCAGCGTGCGCACATGGCTCAGCTCCTCGCCCGTGATCCGCTGCTCTATATCCTCGACGAGCCGACCAATCACCTCGACCTGCACTACCAGCTCGTCCTGCTGGACGAGGTCAAGCGGCGCGGTCGAACGGTCATCGCGACGTTCCATGACCTCGCAATGGCGGCCCGTTATTGCGATACGGTCAGCGTCATGTCCGCAGGACGGTCGGTGGCGACCGGCTCTCCGTCGGACACGATCACGCAAAGCCTGCTGCACGAGGTCTACGGCGTGCGGGGGAGTCTCGACGGCGCGCAGCTTCGACTCGATGGGCCGGTTTCTCGTGGATCGGACGACCTGGCGCGCCGGTCGTGA